One Onychostoma macrolepis isolate SWU-2019 chromosome 15, ASM1243209v1, whole genome shotgun sequence DNA segment encodes these proteins:
- the LOC131520953 gene encoding olfactory receptor 1M1-like, which produces MNSLNASFYQNISIVHPEYFFIIGLSGIPYSNYYYIFLFITYFIAIIGNSIVLVIIALERSLHSPKYIGVFNLALADIGETNALIPNMMKTFLFDSRYISYNACLINMFFVFLFSSIQSVTLVVLAYDRFIAICLPLRYHALVNNTSMVLVFSTVWAFNSSVVALMVSLITRLSFCESNMIQSYFCDHGPMYRLACNDNNINKFMAFLITGLYLVAPLVIIVLSYLGIVFALIKITTWQGRLKALKTCVSHLLLVGIYFLPLFSTYFAQLLLSLAPNARVISTSLAYAIPPMLNPIIYVLNTAEIKDIVQKMFKNRSAPSRENLSK; this is translated from the coding sequence ATGAATTCTTTAAATGCAAGTTTTTACCAGAATATCTCCATTGTTCATCCTGAATACTTTTTCATTATTGGTCTTTCAGGTATACCTTACAGCAATTATTACTACATATTCTTATTTATCACATATTTTATTGCTATAATTGGGAACTCTATAGTCCTTGTCATTATTGCTCTTGAACGAAGTCTGCACAGTCCAAAATACATTGGTGTGTTTAACTTGGCCTTGGCTGATATTGGTGAAACTAATGCGCTGATTCCTAACATGATGAAGACTTTTCTGTTTGACTCACGGTATATCTCCTATAATGCTTGTTTGATCaacatgttttttgtgtttcttttcagttctaTACAAAGTGTCACTCTTGTTGTGCTGGCATATGATCGCTTCATTGCAATTTGTTTGCCATTAAGATATCATGCTCTTGTAAACAATACAAGtatggttttagttttctcAACAGTTTGGGCATTTAATTCTTCTGTTGTGGCCTTGATGGTGTCTTTGATCACCCGACTTTCATTTTGTGAATCTAACATGATACAGAGTTATTTTTGTGATCATGGACCAATGTATAGGTTGGCATGCAATGACAATAACATTAATAAGTTCATGGCGTTTCTCATCACAGGTTTATACCTTGTAGCACCATTGGTTATAATAGTCCTGTCATATCTAGGAATTGTTTTTGCTTTAATCAAAATTACAACTTGGCAAGGACGTTTAAAAGCTCTGAAGACCTGTGTTTCTCATCTGTTGTTAGTTGGGATATATTTCCTTCCCTTATTCTCTACGTACTTTGCGCAGCTCTTGCTTTCTCTTGCTCCCAATGCAAGGGTCATCAGCACATCTCTGGCATATGCTATTCCACCAATGCTAAATCCcataatttatgttttaaacacgGCTGAAATCAAAGACATAgttcaaaaaatgtttaaaaacagatCTGCACCAAGTAGAGAGAACCTTTCTAAATGA